A stretch of DNA from Microlunatus sp. Gsoil 973:
CGAGCCGTACGGCCACCGGTGCGTCCTTGGTCAGCACGGCCACGCCGTTCCGCCCGGCGAGCGCACCCGGGTGATAGCTGCTGTGGTAGCCGTCGAGGAGCGGGAGTTGGTCGACCGTGGCCCGCACCTCCTGCAGCCCGACGATGTCGGGATCGCGATCCTTCAGCCACCCGTCGAAGCCTCGGCGGACCGCGGCCCGGAGGCCGTTGGCGTTGAAGGAGGCGACCCGCAGATCCGCCCCGGGCTTCCCGGCGTCATTCATCACCGGGCATTCTGCCCGAGGCAAGCACCCGCTCCACCAGAGGTTGGCTGAGCTGGACGGCCACCAGCACGAGGGCGAGCGACACGACGATGCCGCCGGCGAAGGTGGCGATGCCGCCCGGAGCCTGGCCGATCAGCATGATTCCGAACGGGGCCACCATGATCAGCGAGATGATCGCGGCGATCGCCACCGAGGCGATCAGCGGCAGTGCCGTCTCGCGGAGCCGGGCCTGTTTGAGGACCGGTACGTCGGTGCCGATCAGGTGCAGCATCTGATACTGGTCACGGAGATCGTAGACCCGCGCCGCCTGGTTGACGCCCACCGAGACGGCCGCCAGCAGTGCCGCGATCACCAGGGTGACCAGGGATCCGGTCATCATGTCCGCGGGCAGGTAGGCCACCGCCGGGTCGGTACCGCTCGGCTGGTTCGCGGCGATCGCCGGGCCGATGCTCAGCACACCGGCGATGAAGGTGGCCAGCGTCACGCCGGCGACCGGACGCCAGGCCGACCGGGGATCCTCGGTCAACCGCCGGGCGGCGAGCAACTTGGGCACGGTGTTGGCGCGACTGACACCGAGCCTGCCGATCAGGCCGAGAACGAACGGCCCGATCAGGTTCAGCACGGCGAAGCACAGGCCGAAGACGATCATGCCGACGATCAGTCCGGCGTCGGAGCCGAGCAGCTTGGTGACCGGAGCCCACGCCAGCAGCACGACCAGCGCAACACCGATCCGGATCGCACTGACCCGCTTGGGCGAACTGCGCCGAGCCACGCCGAGTGGGCTGACCGCGATCCGGGCCAGGGTGAGACAGGCCGACACGGTGGCCAACCCGACGACTCCGACGATGGTCAATGCCAGGACGGCCGGAGTGACCAGGAGTTCGGACCATGCGAACGGGCGGCCCTGGAAGGTGATCAGGGCGACACCCGGTACGGCGATCAGGTAGAGCAGGACGCCCAGCAACGCACCGGCCAACGCCTGAGCTGCCGCGTCGGCGACCGCTATCGCGCCCACCTGGACGTTGGTGGCGCCGGCCAGCCGGAGCGCGGCGAGCCGGTCGTCGCGCCGGGAGATCGAAAGTCGTGCGGCAGAGCCGCCGAGGGTGATCACCGGGATGATCAAAATCACTGTTGCGATCTGGGCGAGCAGAACGTACAACCCGCCGCTGTCGTCGGTGCTGCGACCGATGAACGCGCCGAGCCCGCCGAGGACGGTGAGCAGCGCGCCGGTCGTGACGCCGAAGGCGACCAGTGCGAGCAGGATCGTCAACCGTTGGTCGGTCTGACGACGCAGCAGCAGCCACCACAGCCGGAGCGCGATCATGCCATCACCGTCGGTTCCGCGGTGACCGGCGCGTGGTACTCCGCGACGATGTGCCCGTCCCGCATCAGCACCGTACGGTTGCAGTGCCGGGCGATGCCGGGATCGTGGGTCACGACCACGAGTGCGGCGCCGCCCGGGACGTTGCCCCGGCCAGGACCTGCATGATCTCCTGACCGGTGTTCTGGTCCAGGGCACCGGTCGGCTCGTCGGCGAAGACGACCGCCGGTTCGGCCACCAGCGCCCGCGCGATCGCCACGCGTTGCGCCTGGCCACCGGAGAGCTGTCCCGGCCGACGGCTCTCCAGACCGGCGAGCCCCACCAGCGTCAGGCAGTGATCTGCGCGGCCGATGGCGGCGCGGTGCGCCATACCGTCCAGCATCAGCGGAAGGGCGACGTTCTCGTTGGCCGGCAGTTCGGCGACGAGTTGGCCGGACTGGAACACGAAGCCGAAGTCCCGTCTCCGTAGTGCCGTCCGTTCCCTGTCCGACATCGTCCCGAGGTCTGCGCCGCGGAGGCGTACCGATCCGCCGGTCGGGCGCTGGATACCGGCCAGACAGTGCAACAGGGTCGTCTTGCCGGAACCGGACGGTCCCATGATCGCCAAGGAACCGGGTTCGACGTCGAGATTGACTCCGGCCAGGGCGTGGGCGGCGGCGTCGCCGGCGCCGTACGTCATGACGAGATTGCGAGCGCTGAGGATCATGGTCACCAGCCTCGACGACGGTGACCGGGCACACATCCGGCCGCGGCCCCACCGGCACCGGCGGCGGCTCCGCCCCTGGTCCGATCCGGGCGCAACGGGGGTCGTAGGCGGGGTCCATCTAGACTCGGATCGTGGACTTCTCCAACGCGTACGCCCAGGGCTTCGCCCGGGTCGCCGCGTGTACGGTGCCGGTCGCCATCGCGGACCCGGCGGCCAATGCGGCCGTCGTCTGGGACCAAGCGATGGCGTGTCACGAGGAATCGGTCGCGGTGGCGATCTTTCCCGAGCTGTGCCTGACCGGCTATGCGACCGATGATCTCTTCCTGCAGGATGCGCTGCTGCGCCAGGTCGAGCAGTCGATCGTGGAGTTGGCGAGTGCATCGAAGGACCTGATGCCGGTGCTCGTCGTCGGCGCGCCGCTGGTGTACGGGCATCGGGTGCTGAACACGGCCGTCGTGATCCATCGCGGCCGGGTGTTGGGCGTCGTGCCGAAGGTCTATCTGCCGACCTACCGGGAGTTCTACGACCGGCGTTGGTTCGGTTCCGGCGACGGCATCACCGGAATGATCACCATCGGCGATCATCAGGTCCCGATCGGCTCCGACCTGCTGTTCGCTGCCAGCGACGTTCGGGGGCTGGTGCTGCATGTCGAGGTCTGTGAGGACATGTGGATACCGGTGCCGCCGAGCGCCGAGGCCGCGCTCGCCGGGGCAACCGTCCTGGCCAACATCTCCGGCAGCCCGATCACGGTCGGCCGGGCCGAGGACCGGCGGCTGCTGGTCCGGTCGGCGTCGGCCCGCTGCCTGTCCGCCTACCTGTATGCGGCGGCCGGGCAGGGGGAGTCCTCGACGGATCTGTCCTGGGACGGGCAGACGATGATCTACGAGATGGGCGAGTTGCTGGCCGAGGGCGACCGCTTCCCCGAGGACGCACGCCGGACGGTCGCCGATGTCGATCTTGACCGGATCCGGATGGATCGGGTCAGGATGGGCACGTTCGACGACAACGCCCGCTCGGTCGCCCGCCGCCGCGGCGACCAGCAGTTCCGGGTGATCGACTTCGAGCTTGCTGCGCCCGCCGGTGATCTTGGACTTCGCCGGGTGGTCAGCCGGTTCCCGTTCGTGCCGGACGATCCGGAGCGGTTGGCGCTGGACTGCTACGAGGCGTACAACATCCAGGTCTCCGGGCTGGAGCAGCGGATGCGGGCGATCGGTAAGCCCAAGATCGTGATCGGCGTCTCCGGTGGGCTCGACTCCACCCACGCGTTGATCGTTGCCGCGAATGCGATGGACCGGCTCGGCCGGCCGCGCAGCGACATCCTGGCCTTCACCATGCCGGGGTTCGCCACCAGCGACGCCACCCGGTCCAACGCGGTGGCGCTGATGGAGGCGATCGGGGCGACCTATGAGACTGTCGACATCCGGCCGGCGGCGACCCAGATGTTGCGGGACATGGGGCATCCGTTCGGCCGTGGTGAGCCGGTCTACGACGTGACCTTCGAGAATGTCCAGGCCGGGATGCGATACGACTACCTGTTCCGGCTGGCCAACCAACGCGGCGGCATCGTGCTCGGCACCGGTGATCTCTCTGAGCTGGCGCTGGGTTGGGCGACCTACGGTGTCGGTGATCAAATGTCGCATTACGCGATCAACACCGGGGTGCCGAAAACCCTGATCCAGCACCTGATCCGCTGGGTGATCAGCACCGAGCAGTTCGAACCCGAGACCGACAAGGTGTTGCAGCGGATCCTCGAACAGGAGATCTCGCCCGAGCTCGTGCCGGCCCGCGAGGACGAGCGGCCGCAGAGCACCGAGGACTCCGTCGGACCGTACGCCCTGCAGGACTTCACGCTGTTCAACGTGCTGCGGTACGGATTCACGCCGAGCCGGATCGCCTTCCTGGCCTGGCACGCCTGGCGGGACATCGACGCCGGGGCGTGGCCGCCGGAGTTCCCGCCGGCCAAGCGGACGGCGTACGACCTGTCGACGATCAAGGGCTGGCTCGAGGTCTTCATCAAGCGTTTCTTCGCCAATCAGTTCAAACGGTCGGCCATTCCGAACGGACCGAAGGTGAGCTACGGCGGCACCTTGTCGCCGCGGGGCGACTGGCGGATGCCGTCAGACGCCAAGGGCACGACCTGGCTGGCGGATCTGGCGAACGTTCCGGACTGAGGCGTTCGGCGATCACGGGCCTTCCGGATTGAAACTGTTCCCGAGAAGCGTTTCAATCCTCCATCGGGCTGGGTAAAGCGGGCGATGTTGACGTAAGGAGACACCGCATGGCAACCACGACGCCCGCCCGCCGCGAGGACCTGAACCTCAAGCAGTCTCTTGGTTACTGGTCGCTGGTCGCCACCGGGATCGGCAGCGTGATCGGCTCCGGATGGCTGTTCTCGGCAATGTACGCGGCCCAGGGTGCCGGGCCGGCGTCGCTGGTGGCCTGGGTGATCGGTGGGGCGTTGATGTTGGCCGTAGCCTTGGTCTTCGCCGAGCTGGGCATGGTCCATCCGGAGTCCGGTGGCCTGGTCCGGTATCCGCTCTATTCCAATGGCCGGATGGCCGCCGGCATCGTCGGCTGGTGCATGTGGGTCACCTACGTCGGCAATCCGCCGACCGAGGCCGCGGGCGTCGTGCAGTACGCCAGCTCCTACATCCCGGCGCTCTTCCAGGATGATCAACTGACCTTCATCGGTATCCTGGCTGCCATCGCGTTGATGGCAGTCTTCGTTGTGATCAACTACTTCG
This window harbors:
- a CDS encoding ABC transporter ATP-binding protein produces the protein MILSARNLVMTYGAGDAAAHALAGVNLDVEPGSLAIMGPSGSGKTTLLHCLAGIQRPTGGSVRLRGADLGTMSDRERTALRRRDFGFVFQSGQLVAELPANENVALPLMLDGMAHRAAIGRADHCLTLVGLAGLESRRPGQLSGGQAQRVAIARALVAEPAVVFADEPTGALDQNTGQEIMQVLAGATSRAAPHSWS
- a CDS encoding NAD(+) synthase, whose product is MDFSNAYAQGFARVAACTVPVAIADPAANAAVVWDQAMACHEESVAVAIFPELCLTGYATDDLFLQDALLRQVEQSIVELASASKDLMPVLVVGAPLVYGHRVLNTAVVIHRGRVLGVVPKVYLPTYREFYDRRWFGSGDGITGMITIGDHQVPIGSDLLFAASDVRGLVLHVEVCEDMWIPVPPSAEAALAGATVLANISGSPITVGRAEDRRLLVRSASARCLSAYLYAAAGQGESSTDLSWDGQTMIYEMGELLAEGDRFPEDARRTVADVDLDRIRMDRVRMGTFDDNARSVARRRGDQQFRVIDFELAAPAGDLGLRRVVSRFPFVPDDPERLALDCYEAYNIQVSGLEQRMRAIGKPKIVIGVSGGLDSTHALIVAANAMDRLGRPRSDILAFTMPGFATSDATRSNAVALMEAIGATYETVDIRPAATQMLRDMGHPFGRGEPVYDVTFENVQAGMRYDYLFRLANQRGGIVLGTGDLSELALGWATYGVGDQMSHYAINTGVPKTLIQHLIRWVISTEQFEPETDKVLQRILEQEISPELVPAREDERPQSTEDSVGPYALQDFTLFNVLRYGFTPSRIAFLAWHAWRDIDAGAWPPEFPPAKRTAYDLSTIKGWLEVFIKRFFANQFKRSAIPNGPKVSYGGTLSPRGDWRMPSDAKGTTWLADLANVPD